CCACATGTATCCAAATAAGATGTAAATGGACCTTCATACTCTATACATTTATCGCTTCGAAGAATTTTAACAGAGGCGTTAAACTGTGTTTGTATCATATGatgaaaagatttaaaacatcTGAATGCTTCACTTTTGTGTTTAAGAAGATAGACCCAAGTAAGTCGAGAATGACAATCAACAAAAACAACAAACCACCTGTAGCCATCATGTGTAGGATGTCGAAATGGACCCCAAACATCCGTATGAATAGTAGAAAAGAGTATCACTTCTTTTATTTCTAGATGGATAAGATGACCTTTTATGTTTGGCCAGTTCACATGGTTCAGAAAAAAAATTCCTTAGTACATTGCTTTGTTAAATTAGGAAAAAGATGTGTTAGAACACCAAAAGATGGATGGCCTAACCGTCTATGCCATTGATACAAAGACTCTAAAACAATACTAGATTTAGATGACACCTGATAACTTGTTAAAGGAAATATGAGTCCCTTCCATGACATAGAGACCGTTCATCACTTTACCACTGCCAAGGACATTGCCCGTCTCCAGATCCTGAAATAAGCAGTGAGAGGGGAAAAATGTTACTGAACAATTGAGATTTTCAGTAATATGATGTACTGATAATAAGTTTGCATTTAAAGAAGGAACATGCAAAACATCTGATAATGGTAATGATGATGAGAGACAAAGAGAATTGCCCCGTCCATGAACAGGTGCAAGAGCTCCATTAGCAACACAAACATTTCATGTTTCACTGTGATATGATTCTAGGAAACTAGAATTTCCATTCATATGTGCTGATGCTCCAGAATCAATAATCCATGATGTAGGACATTTATCGGAGATTAAGTGACAAGATGTACTTGCATGGGCAGAATGAGTTGTAGGTGGAGTGGTGTTCAGTTGAGACATCAATTGACGGAAAATGTTTAGTTCTGAAGCAGTCATCGCTCCTGTAGAAGACTTACATTCTGACATTGTATGATGAGCATTAAAGGGAGTGCTTCTTCCCGTGCCTCTAATCGGGCCTCTTCCAGATGAGACACCTCGATAACTTCCTCGGGTGCGTCCTCCTCTTCCTCGGATTCTTAGATGAGGGTGCAAAGTAAAGCAATTCTCACGAGTGTGGTACATCTTGTTGCAGTAGTCACACTGAGGAATAGATTTTTCACCCATTAGAGCCACCGGAACTTGTTCTGATTTTTCTGTCTCAAGTTGTTGAACACTTCCCGTTAAGAGTGCAGATCGATCAGATAAAGTCGCAGGAGTCATACTTTGCTTTTGACTTTCCTCTAACCGGACACGTCCATATGCATCCTCCACAGTAGGAAAAGGAACCTGTCCGATAAGTTGATTTTTAATCAAATCATATTCATCTGACAGTCCATCAAGAAATTTCATCACCCTTTCATCTGtcatcatcttctgatatttTTCCTGATCTTCGGCATGTTTACACTCAAATATAGTGTAATGTCCCAACTCGCTCCTTAGTGACGTAATCTCTGAGTAATATTGTGTAAGTGTTTGATTTCCTTGAACCAATGCCCATATCTTTCGGTTCACCTCGAATCGTTTGGCTA
The sequence above is drawn from the Apium graveolens cultivar Ventura chromosome 2, ASM990537v1, whole genome shotgun sequence genome and encodes:
- the LOC141686471 gene encoding uncharacterized protein LOC141686471, encoding MAEVVNVSATSDNTVVSNTKSGFHNTPYVSPKFDGIFFLEWTKACTMALKSQKLMKYINGKAKQPEESDAGFDDWDSENAMSYIFIDTAEKVWNSLAWTYSFSGNLAKRFEVNRKIWALVQGNQTLTQYYSEITSLRSELGHYTIFECKHAEDQEKYQKMMTDERVMKFLDGLSDEYDLIKNQLIGQVPFPTVEDAYGRVRLEESQKQSMTPATLSDRSALLTGSVQQLETEKSEQVPVALMGEKSIPQCDYCNKMYHTRENCFTLHPHLRIRGRGGRTRGSYRGVSSGRGPIRGTGRSTPFNAHHTMSECKSSTGAMTASELNIFRQLMSQLNTTPPTTHSAHASTSCHLISDKCPTSWIIDSGASAHMNGNSSFLESYHSET